One region of Fragaria vesca subsp. vesca linkage group LG4, FraVesHawaii_1.0, whole genome shotgun sequence genomic DNA includes:
- the LOC101313202 gene encoding 60S acidic ribosomal protein P3-like yields the protein MGVFTFVVKNSGGEWKAKQHEGELEACAPSSYELQRKLVQAALSSDSSGGVQSSYSPVTPSSAVFQVIIGGGGGGGAFIGGGAATAPAGGAAATAEAPPAEEKKEEKEESDDDMGFSLFD from the exons ATGGGAGTTTTCACCTTCGTCGTCAAGAACTCAGGAGGAGAATGGAAAGCGAAGCAGCACGAGGGCGAACTCGAGGCCTGTGCTCCTTCCTCCTACGAGCTCCAGAGGAAGCTCGTCCAGGCCGCTCTCTCTTCTGACAGCTCCGGCGGCGTTCAGAGCTCATACTCTCCCGTCACTCCTTCCTCTGCTGTCTTCCAG GTGATCATTGGTGGTGGTGGCGGTGGTGGTGCCTTCATTGGTGGAGGTGCTGCCACAGCTCCAGCAGGTGGTGCAGCAGCTACTGCAGAGGCTCCCCCAGCTGAGGAGAAGAAGGAAGAGAAGGAGGAGAGTGATGATGACATGGGATTCTCTCTCTTTGATTAA